A genomic window from Vitis riparia cultivar Riparia Gloire de Montpellier isolate 1030 chromosome 16, EGFV_Vit.rip_1.0, whole genome shotgun sequence includes:
- the LOC117932969 gene encoding protein DETOXIFICATION 35-like: protein METPLLKSGAERGYGGEGGDYPPLTTWREVRSMLWRETVKVWRVAGPLAFQILCQFGTNMVTTVFVGHIGNLELSAVSISVSVIGTFSFGFMLGMGSALETLCGQAYGAGQVHLLGVYLQRSWIILLVSCIILLPIYIFATPILKALGQEDDIADLAGQFTLQTIPQLFSLAIIFPTQKFLQAQSKVNVQATICFVALILDIGMLAVFIFVFGWGTTGAAIAFDISSWVTAVAQVVYAISWCKEGWTGLTWSAFREIWAFVRLSLASAVMLCLEIWYFMIIILFTGHLQNAVIAVGSLSICMTFGGLEVVMFMGMNAAVSIRVSNELGYGHPRAAKYSVFVAVSQSLLIGIFCMVVVLLARDYIAIIFTTNKEMQEAVSHLAYLLGVTMLLNSLQPVFSGVAVGGGWQAMVAYINLGCYYIIGIPLGYLLGYKAKLGVQGLWGGMICGTALQTLVLLFIVYRTNWNREVEQTTERMQKWGGQRIEADDV from the exons ATGGAGACGCCGCTGCTCAAGAGCGGCGCCGAAAGGGGATACGGCGGCGAAGGCGGGGACTACCCGCCTTTGACGACCTGGAGGGAAGTGAGGTCAATGTTGTGGAGAGAGACAGTGAAGGTGTGGAGAGTTGCTGGGCCTTTGGCTTTCCAAATACTGTGTCAGTTCGGAACCAACATGGTGACCACTGTGTTTGTTGGTCATATCGGAAACCTTGAGCTCTCTGCTGTCTCCATTTCCGTCTCTGTCATTGGAACCTTCTCTTTTGGCTTCATG CTTGGTATGGGGAGTGCGCTGGAGACCTTATGTGGACAAGCTTATGGTGCTGGACAAGTCCACTTGCTTGGGGTTTACTTGCAGAGATCATGGATAATTCTATTAGTAAGCTGTATCATCCTCTTGCCAATATACATCTTTGCCACCCCAATCCTAAAGGCCCTTGGGCAAGAAGACGACATAGCTGATCTTGCTGGACAATTCACTCTCCAAACCATTCCTCAATTGTTCTCGCTTGCCATCATCTTCCCCACCCAGAAGTTCCTTCAAGCCCAAAGTAAGGTGAATGTGCAAGCAACTATCTGTTTTGTGGCTCTAATCCTGGACATTGGAATGCTTGCGGTCTTCATTTTTGTGTTCGGTTGGGGCACGACTGGTGCAGCCATAGCTTTTGACATCTCGAGTTGGGTGACCGCCGTGGCTCAAGTAGTCTATGCTATCAGTTGGTGCAAAGAAGGATGGACAGGATTAACATGGTCAGCTTTCAGGGAGATTTGGGCTTTTGTTCGGCTTTCACTTGCCTCGGCTGTGATGCTTTGCCTAGAGATCTGGTATTTTATGATCATAATCCTTTTCACCGGCCACCTTCAAAATGCAGTTATCGCAGTTGGGTCCCTTTCTATTTG CATGACTTTTGGTGGGTTGGAGGTCGTGATGTTCATGGGGATGAATGCTGCTGTGAG CATCCGGGTCTCCAATGAGCTCGGATATGGACACCCACGAGCAGCCAAGTACTCTGTCTTTGTCGCAGTCTCTCAGTCCCTCCTTATTGGGATTTTCTGCATGGTGGTGGTGTTGTTAGCTAGAGACTACATTGCCATCATTTTCACTACCAACAAGGAAATGCAAGAGGCTGTTTCTCACCTAGCTTATCTTCTTGGCGTCACCATGCTTCTTAACAGTCTGCAGCCAGTCTTTTCAG GCGTTGCTGTCGGAGGCGGATGGCAAGCCATGGTGGCTTACATCAACTTGGGTTGCTACTACATTATTGGAATCCCTCTAGGCTACCTTCTAGGTTACAAAGCAAAACTGGGGGTGCAG GGACTTTGGGGGGGCATGATATGCGGAACTGCTTTGCAGACATTGGTACTATTGTTCATAGTATACAGAACCAACTGGAACCGGGAG GTAGAGCAAACAACAGAGAGGATGCAGAAGTGGGGAGGACAACGGATTGAAGCCGATGATGTATGA
- the LOC117933740 gene encoding protein DETOXIFICATION 35-like has protein sequence METPLLNGAAEEGQSGGDGDYPPLRSWREVRSMVWTETVKLWRVAGPLAFQILCQFGTNSMTTVIVGHIGNLELSAVSISLSVIGTFSFGFMLGMGSALETLCGQAFGAGQVQLLGVYLQRSWIILLVTCIILLPLYIFATPILKALGQEDEIADLAGQFTIETIPQLFSLAISFPTQKFLQAQSKVNVQATIAFVALILHIGMLVVFIFVFGWGTTGAAIAYDISNWMIAVSQVVYAIGWCKEGWTGLTWSAFREIWAFVRLSLASAVMLCLEIWYFMIIILLTGHLQNAVIAVGSLSICMNFNGWEAMLFIGMNAAVSIRVSNELGYGHPRAAKYSVYVAVSQSLLIGILCMVVVLLARDYIAFIFTSNKEMQEAVSHLAYLLGLTMLLNSMQPVISGVAVGGGWQALVAYINLGCYYILGIPLGYLLGYKANLGVQGLWGGMICGAALQTLILLFIVYRTNWNKEVEQTTERMQKWGGQRIEADDV, from the exons ATGGAGACGCCGCTGCTCAACGGCGCCGCAGAAGAGGGACAAAGCGGCGGAGACGGAGACTACCCACCTTTGAGGAGCTGGAGGGAAGTGAGGTCAATGGTGTGGACGGAGACAGTGAAGCTGTGGAGAGTTGCTGGGCCTTTGGCTTTCCAAATACTTTGTCAGTTCGGAACCAACTCGATGACCACTGTGATTGTGGGTCATATCGGAAACCTTGAGCTCTCTGCTGTCTCCATTTCCCTCTCTGTCATTGGGACCTTCTCTTTTGGCTTCATG CTTGGTATGGGGAGTGCACTGGAGACCTTATGTGGTCAAGCTTTTGGAGCTGGACAAGTCCAGTTGCTTGGGGTATACTTGCAGAGATCATGGATAATTCTATTGGTAACCTGTATCATCCTCTTGCCATTATACATCTTTGCCACCCCAATCTTGAAGGCCCTCGGGCAAGAAGACGAGATAGCTGATCTTGCAGGACAATTCACTATCGAAACCATTCCTCAATTGTTCTCGCTCGCCATCAGTTTCCCCACCCAGAAGTTCCTTCAAGCCCAAAGCAAGGTGAATGTGCAAGCAACTATTGCTTTTGTGGCTCTAATCCTGCACATTGGAATGCTTGTGGTCTTCATTTTTGTGTTTGGTTGGGGCACGACTGGTGCAGCCATAGCTTATGACATATCGAATTGGATGATTGCCGTGTCTCAAGTTGTCTATGCTATCGGTTGGTGCAAAGAAGGATGGACAGGATTAACATGGTCGGCTTTCAGGGAGATTTGGGCTTTTGTTCGGCTTTCACTTGCCTCAGCTGTGATGCTCTGCCTAGAGATATGGTATTTTATGATCATAATCCTTCTCACTGGCCACCTTCAAAATGCAGTCATTGCGGTTGGGTCCCTTTCTATTTG CATGAATTTTAATGGGTGGGAGGCCATGTTGTTCATTGGGATGAATGCTGCTGTAAG CATTCGGGTCTCCAATGAGCTCGGATATGGACACCCACGAGCAGCCAAGTACTCTGTCTATGTCGCAGTCTCTCAGTCTCTCCTTATTGGGATTTTGTGCATGGTGGTGGTCTTGTTAGCTAGAGACTACATTGCCTTCATTTTCACTAGCAACAAGGAAATGCAAGAGGCTGTTTCTCACCTAGCATATCTTCTTGGTCTCACCATGCTTCTTAACAGTATGCAGCCAGTGATTTCAG GCGTTGCCGTTGGAGGCGGATGGCAAGCCTTGGTGGCTTACATCAACTTGGGCTGCTACTACATTCTTGGAATCCCTCTAGGCTACCTTCTAGGTTACAAAGCAAATTTGGGGGTGCAG GGACTTTGGGGGGGCATGATATGTGGTGCTGCTTTGCAGACATTGATACTATTGTTCATAGTATACAGAACCAACTGGAACAAGGAG GTAGAGCAAACAACAGAGAGGATGCAGAAGTGGGGAGGACAACGGATTGAAGCCGATGATGTATGA